A region of the Carya illinoinensis cultivar Pawnee chromosome 16, C.illinoinensisPawnee_v1, whole genome shotgun sequence genome:
TTGCCTGCCCTAGCTTTACCAATTTCTAGGACAATCtatcttaaatattatttcatgatcAGTCAGTTCGGGGACTgttacacttttttttaagaCCGGAGATCATAGAAACAAGAACCTATCACCAATCAAGATCGTTTCCATTGCATGACGAGTCCACCATTAACATGTTATTCTGAGAGATGTCCATTGACTATTGAGCAACCCTAAACATGATGTATCTTCTAAAGCCAACTTCAGccattaaagaaaaagaaaaagaaaaagaatatcgTCATGACGCAAAggttgatcttgtaattgacaAACTGCAGCAAATAGAAAATGTCCACGCCTATAGGATATATGGTCCTCTTATTCATTAATActatcattataaaaataaagaaaatgaaagatcagaaacatatCATATTGACAAATTCCATGCATTTAATCTGTCAATTTTCAAGCTCATTagggaagaaaaaaattaataaaatgaagatatataataatatatagagaCGACAGATTTTCTGAGATAattaacaaacatatatatcttTATTAACAATGGGTAATAAGAAAACCACATGATACCCATTTAAGTAACAAGGACATATACCAACCGAGGAAGTATTTCACAAACTCACTCTGGTACAAGAGTTATTTAGGGTAGTTGCAACTTACTCATGGTGGTCATGTATCCAAACACAGAAATACTTAagagaaagtaaagaaaaaaaaagaaaaacacgcagttaattaaaagaaaacatgaCTTGGGAAGAGATTCTGTCTTCATTCTTTAATTCTCTAACCAAAAAGATGGTGGTGCTTCTTTCCAtgagcctcttcctcctcttcctttGCCTCTTTCTTTTCATGGCGCTCGTGGAAGGCGAAACCACCGGCCCCAACTGCAGCTGCTGCTGCAACCTCCTCTTCTATCTTGTGCCTGTGGCCATGCTCCGGGTCTTTCTTCGCCTCATGCTTCTCATACTGATACAAATTATCAGAAAAGAGAGCAAAAATACAGAAAAAGTGGGTCAAAACTCTAAATGTCTAGCCTTAACAAAGATTTTAAAATCTATAATAGTCGTGTTACTTGcagctacatatatataaacgtGAGATCGaagaaaataacatatatatttgagaAAAAGAACGAAATAATTACCAAGGCATAGGCGCCAGCTGCAGCAGCACCAAGCTTGCCAACCTCCTCGAGATGCTTGTGgtgcttcttttccttctcgTAGTCGACCTCAGGCTCGGTGGTGACAGCAATCACTTCTGTAGTCTCGGAGTACTGGCCGGGGCCACCGGAATAAGCGACGTCGGTCTCCGAGTAGACATTCTTGACGGGCTTTTCTTCATCCTTGTGGTGGAAGAGGCCGTGGTGGTGGTGCTTTTCCTCAGCCATGATTTTTGGTTGTTGTAGTGGTACTGATGATGAGTGTTTTGGAGTTTGAAAGAGGAAAATAATGGAAGAGAGATATTGTTTAATGTGTTGTCGGAGAGTGGCTTGTCTGGGGTTGGCATTTATAGGGGAAGGCCGTGGCAAATGCCATAGACTCGATCATTTGCTAGCTCTTTTCTTCATTGTACGTAATTTGTGGGTGGCCATAATGTTGTCATGGACGGTCACGATCGATTTCTTTGGGCTCACGGATCTTCTTTAATTTTCTGCTTTATATCCACCATTTTTGGataatgcctttttttttttggagggggATGTGTTGTCTGTGGGTTCTGATCGATCTTTATTTGCTGTTATTAATATGGTGTTCCTAGCCCATTCAACAAAAAGTGAACCATTTTCTCTAGAAGCATGGCATGCATGACTGAGGAAAATGGTTTGTTAGAATAGTATTACTATGCAGCTTATTATAGAATATATTGGTAACATTCTAGTATGTATGGTAATATGATTTATTTTCTACCatatttagtttattatataaatcaatcaGTATCGATTAGTATCattgatttattgtattttcaTCTTTCTCTAATCTCATTCATCTATAAATAAAGACATGTATTCAAGAAAAGCTGAGAATGATCAAGATGAAGCGGAGTACTCTCTCCCTCGTTCTTCCTTCCCCGGCCATCCCCtattctattttctattttatttttgtacatgGTTAATGTAGGATGTTATGGAACAACAATATTTCTGAAAATGCAACATGACATACATGAGACAATAATAAAGATAATATAGGTTGAAGAAACTCTTCCTTCATCTTATAATTCTCATTTGCACTTGTTGATATGAAGAATGGTATTGATAATTTTCTGAGAATTGAGGCCTGTGATCAGAAGTGGGCAtgatatcttatctcatatagCTAGCTcctttataaaataactatttgccCTATATATAACCTTGTTAATATTAATCCTTGAGTAAGCAATATTGGCAAACAACAACAACGGAGATATTCAAGAATTGAGGCCACTAGTGTAATTGGGGTTTTGCTTTGGATATCGAATATGCTAGCTAGTCACATTCATGGTTTTCTCAAATTACTTAATTATGAGTACTGGGTTTCTGGAGTTTCAACACCGTACCTATATTGATGAAGATGGGATCTCCTTTTGAAATGGAAAAAGAGATATTATAATAGTACATTTTACCTTCCCAAATGACATTGTTGCTTACGATccccatgaattttttttatgaaagagaTATATATAAACGGACATGATGATCAAGTGAgtcccacatatatatataatatggattgaaattttaatattattaatgggTCCAATTCATGTATTTATAATTCTCTCCCATTTTAGACCCTAGagctcatatatataataactatatataagaGATTTGAATATTCCATCCAAATccatatgatcatataatttcTAATCTAATTATGAAAGTTTTTTCATGTGATCATTATATTACTTTCtgagaaaaaaatcaaatctcttaattattttttaatgggcCATTAATGTTTAATGTTGCTTTCATAACCCTCTTTCTTAACCCAAAAGCTAGGAAATTTAGTATATTTGAAATTTAGTAcactataatatttaaaaaaaaaaacttcaaactaaaGAAAAGTACTCCAtaatggctatatatatatggtatatataCAAAGCTAAgaaatctctttttctttttttcttctttttttttttaattttttaagaaatttaataaCTGTATGTACATTAATAAAGTTTAAGACGACTTTGGTGTTTGTCCTTCTAGAAAAATAGTATAATTTCTACAATATTATTAATGCTCGTTGCCTTGACACCTACGTACTCCTTATGATCATCACCATATATAAGCCAATTTTTCAAAATGGTcccaaattaaaatgaaataaattcatATTATTAAGGCAGCTCAATGTAGTAAAATCCTCCACATGGCACTGACGTGGCTCGTACATATAAATTAAATGCTaattatgaatatataattcaattatttcCAACAGTCACCTATATATGTCCAATTAGCATATTAACCGATATTCcttaatattttgttaaatagTAATGCAAAATACAGTTTTAGGACGTGCAAGCCGCTCCACgtatttctattaatttatacACATCTATCGATCTTATATGTGCTACCATGAAAATGATCTTATTAACAATTAATGCATGATATATGGATGTTCAGTTCTTAGAATATCCCATTTGCATagacaaaaataattaattagaaagagTAATTAATTAGAGGAACACAATCTTTAACGGGTAGATCATCTTGATtgaaagtaattaaagattatggTCACAAAGTGATATTTAGAGTGCAAATTTAAAAGTTGTGGTAatttattggaacaaaatatattttcttctaaaGAATAACATTCCTAAAGAGTAATGGATGTTTGCTCAAGATCAGTAGTGTCCCTTCAGTATTTtctacaattattattttttggctttcattttttttactcACAAAAGAAAAGGGATGTTGGCTCAATCGaagaataatatataatttcctCTTTTATAATTGTTTATTTTGACTTAGTGCATATTTAAGATTGTAATAGGAAATAGAAATTTTCATAATAATAgtgtttttaattgtaaaaAGATGTTTACTGTTTGATAAACATACATCTAAaatgcttttaaaattatttccttttactttttaaaatgtaGAATTATATATTTGCaagaaatttttaataaaagtttcaattcatttattttttgaaaaacctTATTTTAAAAGGAACAAGCAACCATGCATGTGTACTCTCACAAATTACAATGCTAGGTGGCTCTCccaataatttaatatgaaagatgacatttCAACTTCCTAACAAGGATTTCAATTCCaacagatttttatttatttatttatttattttttattattattttttttttaaggaaaatgaggaGGGCCTAAGAAAATTAAAGGCTGAAATTGCTCCCATACTCATGGGGGCAATAAATGATGGCCGGTGGCGTGGcccatttcttttgtttttttttttttaat
Encoded here:
- the LOC122298563 gene encoding abscisic stress-ripening protein 1-like, whose product is MAEEKHHHHGLFHHKDEEKPVKNVYSETDVAYSGGPGQYSETTEVIAVTTEPEVDYEKEKKHHKHLEEVGKLGAAAAGAYALYEKHEAKKDPEHGHRHKIEEEVAAAAAVGAGGFAFHERHEKKEAKEEEEEAHGKKHHHLFG